The sequence below is a genomic window from Polaribacter vadi.
TATCTAATGCTGTAATGGTAATTTGCAATAAATCATCGGGTTTGATAATGGTTTTGTAACTGTTGGATACCTTGGCTTGATCGATGGAATCATTCTGAAAATACACAATATCTTTCTTTGAAACACAGTTAGAAAATAATGTAAGAAAGAAAAAAGCGAACACTACTTTTATAGTACTAAAATTCATATACTTTTTTTTTTGCGAAAATAAGATAAAAAAATGAAGTTTAGCCAACTTTGTCTGATTTGTCCAAAATTTCAAATTTTGAATTGTTAGAGATGTATTCCGGCACTAACCCTTTTAATTTGCTCACAATTTCTGAGCTAGACAATTTACTTTTTTGAATAGCAAGTTCTTCTATCCATTCTAAAATAGCCCTGTCATTAATTTTTTGAGTTTTGGCAATCATAATTTTCTCATGATAGGTTTTTATGGTGTCTTCTCCTGAAGCCAATAGTTCCTCATACAATTTTTCTCCTGGACGCAAACCTGTTATTTTAATATCAATATCTTCTGGATATTGTAAACCCGATAAAGAAATCATTCTTTTTGCCATTTCATAAATTTTCACAGATTCTCCCATGTCAAAGATGTAAATTTCTCCACCTTTCCCCATGGTTCCAGCTTCCAACACCAATCTGCAAGCTTCTGGAATGGTCATAAAATACCGTGTAATCTCTTTATGAGTAACCGTCAATGGCCCACCATGTTCTATTTGTTTTTTAAATAACGGAATTACAGACCCATTGGAGCCCAATACATTCCCAAAACGCGTGGTGGTAAATTTTGTTTTCTTTTGTTGTTTACTCAAACAACTGATATACATTTCTGCAACTCTCTTAGTAGCGCCCATGACATTCGTAGGGTTGACAGCTTTGTCTGTAGAAACCATCACAAAACGTTCTACTTTATATTTAATGGCTAAATCTGCAATGTTTTTAGTACCAAAAATATTTATTTTAATAGCTTCATACGGGCTATCTTCCATTAAAGGCACATGTTTATAGGCAGCAGCATGAAATACTTTTTGAGGTTGATATTCCTTGAATATTTCACGCATTCTTTTTTTATCTCTTACATCTGCCACCAAGGCTGAAAAAGTAGTAATCCCTTTTTGATGCAATTCTTGTTGCAAATCATATAAGGCAGATTCTGCTTGATCTACCAAGACCAATTGTTGTAAACTATAAGAGGCCAATTGTCTGGAAAGTTCGCTCCCAATAGAACCTGCTGCACCCGTTACTAGTACAACTTTATCAGTAACTTCTTTTTTAACAATAGGATTATTGATTAAAATTTGTTGTCTATCGAGTAAATCATCAATATTCACTTGTTTTATTTGATTGGCTTGTAAATCTCCATCAATCCAAGTCACTAAAGGAGGTACTATTTTTATTTCTATGTCTAATGTCAACAATTTGTCTGTAATTTCTAACAAACGAGAGGGTTTTATTTTTTGAGTAGAAATAATCACCTCACTTAAATCATATTTATTCACAAAGTCTTCATCAATTTTAGAAAAGTCAAAGATTTTTATACGATCAATTTTTTTATTAATTTTATTAGGGTCATCATCTACAAACCCTAAAATATCATAATTATATTTTTTATCTCTATTCAAAGCGCCATAGGTAATAATCCCTGCTTCTCCAGCTCCAAATATCAATACATTTCGAATCGTATTCAATTCGGTTGAAATTACATCATAAAACGCCTTAAACACATAGCGACTAATGATAAGGATAAAAACAGCCACAAAATAATGAATGATAATAATGGAAATAGGAATGGTAAAGGCACTGAGCTTAAAGAGCTGGTTCACAATAACTATAAAAGAAATTAATCCTGTATAAATAGTAATTCCTAAAAAAACATTAAAAGCATCTTTGGTGCCTGTATGTCTTACAATCCCTTTATAAGAACCTACCATTAAAAAACTACTCAAAGCAACAACGATAATGATTGGAACTTGCAGTATCAATTGATCCGTGTTAAAATTGAACGTGATATTAAAACGGATGATGTAGGCTAGTAAAAAAGAAAAACAAACCAGCAAAACATCAATACCTAAAACCAACCATCTAGAGGCATATTTATTTAATGTTTTTAAAAAAAAACTTCTTAGCATTTTTTTTATTTTAGGCTAATTTACAATAAATTCTTTATAGATTTAGCTATTCTTTCTCTATCAGCATCAGTTAAATTAGAACCTGAAGGCAAACACAATCCTTTTTTAAATAAATTCTCTGCTATATTTGCACCAAAATATTTGTAATCGTTAAAAACGGGCTGTAAATGCATAGGTTTCCATAAAGGTCTTGATTCAATATTTTCTTTTTCTAAATGTAAACGCAAATCCTCTCTTGAAAAACCGGTTATTGCTGCATCAATTACAATACAACTTAACCAATGGTTTGAAAAGAAATCATTGGTAGTTTCTTTAAAAACAGTGACTCCATTTACATCTTTAAAAATTTCTTGGTAAAATTGATTGTTGTTTCTTCTGTAAGAAATATGTTTATCTAGCACCTCCATTTGCCCTCGACCAATACCAGCTACAATATTGCTCATTCTATAATTATAGCCTATTTCCGAATGTTGGTAATGAGGAGCGTTATCTCTAGCTTGCGTAGCTAAGAAAATTGCCTTTTGTTTTGATGCTTCCGTTTTACAAACTAAGGCACCACCACCAGAAGTCGTGATAATTTTATTTCCATTAAAAGATAAAATACCAAAGTCGCCAAAGGTTCCACATTTCTGTCCTTTGTAGCTGGAACCTAAAGCCTCTGCTGCGTCTTCAATTAAAGTGACCCCATACTGCTGCGCAATTGCTAAAATGGCATCCATTTTTGCAGGCATTCCATACAAATGAACTACAATGATTGCCTTCGGTTTTTTTCCTTTCGCAATACCATCTTTAATAGCAGCTTCTAAATGTAGTGGACACAAATTCCAAGTATCTTCTTCACTATCAATAAAGACTGGTTTTGCCTTCTGATACACAATAGGATTGGCTGATGCAGAAAATGTCATCGACTGGCAAAGCACCTCATCATCTTGCTGAACATTGGCTAAAATCAATGCTAAATGCAGTGCAGCTGTTCCTGATGACAAACAAGCTACTTTTGATTTTTCACCTATATAGTTTTCTAAGTCCTGTTCAAAACCATTTACATTAGGTCCTAAAGGAGCTACCCAATTTGTGTCAAACGCTTCTTGTACATATTTTTGTTCATTGCCTCCCATATGTGGAGAGGATAACCATATTTTGCTATTCATTTTCTTTTTCTTTATATTTTATAATTCGTGCTGGATTGCCTACAACAATTGCAAACTCAGGCACATCTTTTAGAACAACTGCTCCTGCTCCAACAGTAGCCCATTTTCCAATTTTAATATTTGGAATTATAGTAGCAGCTGCTCCAATATGTGCACCTTCATTGATGGTTACATTTCCAGTTATTGTTGCCGATGGAGAAATATGTACAAAATCTTCTAAAAAACAATCATGTTCAACCACGGCATTGGTGTTAATTATACAATGTTTGCCAATCTTTACATTTGCATTGATGATGGCACCAGCCATCACTACAGTTCCTTTTCCTATTTCTACATCCTTTGAGACAATTGCTTTTTTGTGTATTACTTTTGCAAATTGTACTGTTAATTTTTTACTTATTATTTTCCGAATACTATTATCGCCGATGCTAATTATAAATTCATTTTTTTCAAATGTTTTTATTTCATCCGATGAGAAAACTGATAGTCCTAAAAACTGTTTGTTTATACAATAATCATCAAAAAAGCATTGCACCTCTTTGTTTGTAGACAAAACAATATCTTTGATTACTTTACCATGGCCACTAGCTCCATACAAACATAGCTTACTCATTTCCTTCAAATTTTGTTGTTGTAGCTTGATTATCTGTACTAACACCTTCTGATTTAAATACTTTAAAAAAAGTCATTAAAAAAATTTTTGCATCTAATAGAAAAGAGAAGTTTTCCACATACCAAACATCATATTCAAACTTCTGCTCCCAGCTAATGGCATTTCTTCCATTTATCTGTGCCCAACCAGAGATCCCTGGTTTTACTAAATGTCTTTTTTTTTGTCTTTCAGAATACAATGGCAAATATTCTGGCAACAAGGGTCTTGGGCCAATTATTGTCATATCTCCTTTTAGCAAATTGAGTATTTGAGGAAGTTCGTCTAAAGACGTTTTCCTTACAAACTGCCCCATTTTTGTTAACCTTTGATCATCTGGTAACAAGTGACCATGCTTATCTTTTTTATCATTCATGGTTTTAAACTTAATGATTTTAAAGATTTCCCCATGTAATCCAGGTCTTTTTTGATAAAAAAAAGGGGTTCCTTTATTACTAACGGATAAAGCTACTAAGACAATGACAAAGAAGGGAAAAAATAGAATAAGCCCTATTACACCTATAATTAAATCGAAAAAGCGTTTAAAAAAAAACTTATACATTATTATCTAATATTTTATATTCGTCAAGTAATGCTTCCCAAACAACTTTTTGTTCAAAACGGCTGGTAATCATTTCTCTTGCATTCAATTTCATTTTATCATCTTTTATTAAACTTCCCATAGCATTATACAGCGCAACTTCATTTTTTACAGGAATAATATACCCATTTATATTTTCTTCTATAATTTCATTACAGCCATTTATATTAGAAACTATACTAGGTAAATTCATTGCTCCTGCTTGCAGTACTACATTTGGAAACCCTTCTCTATAGCTAGGAAACACCAATGCATCAGAAATCGAAAAATATAGACGAACATCATTCTGATACCCGACCGAAATTATTTTTTTATTTGCCTTAATTAAAGCTTTTGTTTTTTCATTTAACGGGTCTAATTCCTCTTCAAAAGGTCCTACTATTAGTAATTTTATACTTTCTGTTTCTTTTGATAACATTTCGAAAGCTGCTACTAACTCATTAACTCCTTTATCCGCTACAACTCTACCTACAAATATAAAAACAAAATCATTTTCAAATATATTTAAATCCTCTTTTAATTTCTGTTTAGTACTTTCTAAAAACAATGTTGGATTAAAATAAGAGGTATCTATACCGTTAGAGCTACCATTTGCAATAACTTTAAGTTTATCGGATTTAGATAATTTGTTATCAACTATAATTTTTTTTAAACCAAAAGAATTAGGATAAACTTTTGTTGCACAACTGTAGGTTAACTTCTCTACAAAATTTAAAACTTTCCTTTTAACTCCTGTTGCCTCTAATAATGGTAGCCCTGCAACTGTATGCAATCTATTTGGCACTTTTGCCAAATAAGATGCCAACATACCTACAATACCTGCCTTTGGCGTATGTGTATGCACTATTAGAGGTTTTTCTCTCTTTAAGAGTTTGTATAGTTTAAATACTGCCTTTATATCTTTGATTGGGGTTATTTTACGAGTCATTTCTATTGGAACAACACGAACACCTTCTTTATGGCCTACCTCAACTAGTTTATCACCTCCAGAGCTAATCCCTATAACCTCAAAATTATTTCCTACCATGAAGGAGAGTTGCCCGTCGATAAGTTTATCTAAAGAAATAGGGACTGTTGTTATTCTAATTAACTTCCTAACCATTTTATAAATTAAACACTTCTTGAAAAAATTATTTTATAGAGTAACCTCCGTCTATAATAAAGTTTTGCCCCGTAATCCATCTCGATTTATTAGAAATTAAAAATAAAATCATTGGGGTAACATCCGCCACTTCCCCTATGCCTAAAGGATGCATTTCAATTATCTGATTTACATTTTCTTCACTTAGTTGACTAAATAATTTCTCTGTCATTGGCGTGTTTACGATTCCAGGTAAAACAGCATTTACTCTAATTTTTCTTTTACTAAATTCAAGAGCACTCGCTTTTACCATTCCTATTATTGCGGCTTTTGTTGAACAATACCCAATTTTACCTGACTGGCCTAAAACACCCATAACTGATGATAAAAAAACTACACTAGCCCCATCTTTGCTATATTTCTTCTTTGTAAAATACCTGAGTAACTCTATTCCTGAAAAAACATTTATATCATAAATTGTTTTCACTTTACTTGGATTAAACATTCTTAATGGAACTGTTTCCTCCATTCCAGCACAATGTATTAAGGCATCCAATTTTTGATCCTTCAAGTTAAATGTTTTAAATAAATTTTCAATTTCATCAATATTACTTAGATCAAAAACAAATTCCTTAATAAGATCCTTATGTTTTTTTGTAAAAGATTGAATTTTAGTAAAATCTCTACCAACCGCATAAATGGTATGATTTCCAACTATCAATTCTTTTAGTGTTTCAAAACCTATTCCCGAAGTTGCCCCAGTTAATAAAACGTTCATACTAAAACTTATTTAATTAAATTTTTCCAATCCAATTCTTTCTATTAGCGACTGAATAGTCGTTAATGAATTTATATCTTCCGCATTTAAGGTTACATTGAACTCATTAGTTACAAAACTTATTAATATCATGGCACCCATAGAGTCCCATTCATCTAAATTCTTAATTACAGTTTTAAATTTAATTTCTGTTTCTTCTATTTCTAACTCTTCTTGAAAACGTTCTAAAAATTCTTTTTTCTTCATCCTTTTTTATTATTATAATTTATTATTTATTGTAACTAAACCACCACACCAAGACAAACCTACTCCGAACCCCATAAGTAGTATCTTTTCTGATTTGGCTATATTTTTTAAATTGGAATATTTTTTTAAGGCAATCGGTATGGTATTGGAAACCGTATTACCGCCATCCAATAAATCAATAAAAAACTTATTTTTATCAATTTTAGTTCTCTTCCTTAAAAAATTGAGCATAAATGCATTGGCCTGATGAAAAATAAACTGGTCAACAGCATTTTTTTCAATATTATTTAATTTCAAAACAGATTCTGTAAATTTTGGAATAGCATTGGATGTGAAATTAAATATTTCAGGGCCATTCATATATAAATGATTATCAGTGTAGTTATTGTCAGAACCATACTCTTTTAAACTTGGATCAACTTGGTATTGGAATTTACTTCCTCCATTTTTAACAATTAATTTTTCAGCACCCGAACCATCTGTTCCAAAAGAAAAATCCCCCAACAATTCTTCCTCAGAAGTACTTATCAATGTTGCAGTAGCCGCATCCCCAAAAATAGCTCTATTAGATTTATCTTGTTTATGAATATACTTTGAATATGTTTCTGCCGTCACTAATAAAACATTTTTTGTCTGCCCCGAATTAATTAATCCTTTTGCCAAGCTTAAACCATACGTATAGCCTGAACAACCCAAATTAAAATCCAATGCTCCAATATTAGTTCTTAGACCACATGCATCCTGTAAGATACATGCTGTGGTTGGCAAAAAATATTCTGGACTTTGGGTGCAGTATAAAACAAAATCTATTGAACTTTTATCAATATTATTATGTAATAATTTATTCACTGCTTTAATAGCTAGTGAAAGTGCAGTTTCATTCTCACCAACCACATATCTCGTGCGAATACCAACCTTATTCTCGAATTTTGAAAAATTATAATCTGGAAATTCTTTTAACAAAACATCGTTTGTAATTGATTTTTCAGGATAAACATATTCAATTCCTTTAATATACGCTCCCATAATTTAACTTACTTAATATTTTAAAATTGCTTTATCTTATTCAATATAATTAAAACATCTCAATCATAGATTTAGAACTAAAATCAAATTTTTCATTTAATGTTTTAAAATGTTTTAAAATGTTTTCTAAATATATTAAATTATCTTCCATTTCATACCCAAAATTATGCGGGTGCCACCATAAATGATAAACTTTATTGTTTTTCGCTGCATAGGT
It includes:
- a CDS encoding acetyltransferase, with product MSKLCLYGASGHGKVIKDIVLSTNKEVQCFFDDYCINKQFLGLSVFSSDEIKTFEKNEFIISIGDNSIRKIISKKLTVQFAKVIHKKAIVSKDVEIGKGTVVMAGAIINANVKIGKHCIINTNAVVEHDCFLEDFVHISPSATITGNVTINEGAHIGAAATIIPNIKIGKWATVGAGAVVLKDVPEFAIVVGNPARIIKYKEKENE
- a CDS encoding acyl carrier protein, with translation MKKKEFLERFQEELEIEETEIKFKTVIKNLDEWDSMGAMILISFVTNEFNVTLNAEDINSLTTIQSLIERIGLEKFN
- a CDS encoding polysaccharide biosynthesis protein, encoding MLRSFFLKTLNKYASRWLVLGIDVLLVCFSFLLAYIIRFNITFNFNTDQLILQVPIIIVVALSSFLMVGSYKGIVRHTGTKDAFNVFLGITIYTGLISFIVIVNQLFKLSAFTIPISIIIIHYFVAVFILIISRYVFKAFYDVISTELNTIRNVLIFGAGEAGIITYGALNRDKKYNYDILGFVDDDPNKINKKIDRIKIFDFSKIDEDFVNKYDLSEVIISTQKIKPSRLLEITDKLLTLDIEIKIVPPLVTWIDGDLQANQIKQVNIDDLLDRQQILINNPIVKKEVTDKVVLVTGAAGSIGSELSRQLASYSLQQLVLVDQAESALYDLQQELHQKGITTFSALVADVRDKKRMREIFKEYQPQKVFHAAAYKHVPLMEDSPYEAIKINIFGTKNIADLAIKYKVERFVMVSTDKAVNPTNVMGATKRVAEMYISCLSKQQKKTKFTTTRFGNVLGSNGSVIPLFKKQIEHGGPLTVTHKEITRYFMTIPEACRLVLEAGTMGKGGEIYIFDMGESVKIYEMAKRMISLSGLQYPEDIDIKITGLRPGEKLYEELLASGEDTIKTYHEKIMIAKTQKINDRAILEWIEELAIQKSKLSSSEIVSKLKGLVPEYISNNSKFEILDKSDKVG
- a CDS encoding SDR family NAD(P)-dependent oxidoreductase, which produces MNVLLTGATSGIGFETLKELIVGNHTIYAVGRDFTKIQSFTKKHKDLIKEFVFDLSNIDEIENLFKTFNLKDQKLDALIHCAGMEETVPLRMFNPSKVKTIYDINVFSGIELLRYFTKKKYSKDGASVVFLSSVMGVLGQSGKIGYCSTKAAIIGMVKASALEFSKRKIRVNAVLPGIVNTPMTEKLFSQLSEENVNQIIEMHPLGIGEVADVTPMILFLISNKSRWITGQNFIIDGGYSIK
- a CDS encoding sugar transferase, whose amino-acid sequence is MYKFFFKRFFDLIIGVIGLILFFPFFVIVLVALSVSNKGTPFFYQKRPGLHGEIFKIIKFKTMNDKKDKHGHLLPDDQRLTKMGQFVRKTSLDELPQILNLLKGDMTIIGPRPLLPEYLPLYSERQKKRHLVKPGISGWAQINGRNAISWEQKFEYDVWYVENFSFLLDAKIFLMTFFKVFKSEGVSTDNQATTTKFEGNE
- a CDS encoding glycosyltransferase family 4 protein, with amino-acid sequence MVRKLIRITTVPISLDKLIDGQLSFMVGNNFEVIGISSGGDKLVEVGHKEGVRVVPIEMTRKITPIKDIKAVFKLYKLLKREKPLIVHTHTPKAGIVGMLASYLAKVPNRLHTVAGLPLLEATGVKRKVLNFVEKLTYSCATKVYPNSFGLKKIIVDNKLSKSDKLKVIANGSSNGIDTSYFNPTLFLESTKQKLKEDLNIFENDFVFIFVGRVVADKGVNELVAAFEMLSKETESIKLLIVGPFEEELDPLNEKTKALIKANKKIISVGYQNDVRLYFSISDALVFPSYREGFPNVVLQAGAMNLPSIVSNINGCNEIIEENINGYIIPVKNEVALYNAMGSLIKDDKMKLNAREMITSRFEQKVVWEALLDEYKILDNNV
- a CDS encoding DegT/DnrJ/EryC1/StrS family aminotransferase, producing the protein MNSKIWLSSPHMGGNEQKYVQEAFDTNWVAPLGPNVNGFEQDLENYIGEKSKVACLSSGTAALHLALILANVQQDDEVLCQSMTFSASANPIVYQKAKPVFIDSEEDTWNLCPLHLEAAIKDGIAKGKKPKAIIVVHLYGMPAKMDAILAIAQQYGVTLIEDAAEALGSSYKGQKCGTFGDFGILSFNGNKIITTSGGGALVCKTEASKQKAIFLATQARDNAPHYQHSEIGYNYRMSNIVAGIGRGQMEVLDKHISYRRNNNQFYQEIFKDVNGVTVFKETTNDFFSNHWLSCIVIDAAITGFSREDLRLHLEKENIESRPLWKPMHLQPVFNDYKYFGANIAENLFKKGLCLPSGSNLTDADRERIAKSIKNLL
- a CDS encoding ketoacyl-ACP synthase III encodes the protein MGAYIKGIEYVYPEKSITNDVLLKEFPDYNFSKFENKVGIRTRYVVGENETALSLAIKAVNKLLHNNIDKSSIDFVLYCTQSPEYFLPTTACILQDACGLRTNIGALDFNLGCSGYTYGLSLAKGLINSGQTKNVLLVTAETYSKYIHKQDKSNRAIFGDAATATLISTSEEELLGDFSFGTDGSGAEKLIVKNGGSKFQYQVDPSLKEYGSDNNYTDNHLYMNGPEIFNFTSNAIPKFTESVLKLNNIEKNAVDQFIFHQANAFMLNFLRKRTKIDKNKFFIDLLDGGNTVSNTIPIALKKYSNLKNIAKSEKILLMGFGVGLSWCGGLVTINNKL